Part of the Mytilus trossulus isolate FHL-02 chromosome 2, PNRI_Mtr1.1.1.hap1, whole genome shotgun sequence genome is shown below.
CTTAAGATTGTTTGTAAAAGTGTTTTTCATGACTTAAAagtaattgttataaaaatgttattcattACTTATACCtctttttacaaatatcaatatCCAATGTTGAGAAACATGTCAATACGACTGAGATATAAATACTTCTAATCTGTGTCATGAATTGTGTCAAatcaataaaagatataaatagttGCTGTAATGCTAAATTGTCATTGTAAATGAGATAACGATATTGGACAGTTACTACTGACATCAAGAAAGAATGGTCCTTCTTGGCCTGGCAGGAATGTACTGGGCATAATATTATATAACCCGCCTGATATTCTGCTAAGTTCTAGTACACAGTAACCATTCCTGTAAACAAGAGAAacattttagataattttaacatttctgTATGTCTGTTTTAACAAACATACACTAAAATATGCAGTGTATATATTTTAGCTGATTAGttttaattttcacaaaactTGTATTAAGAACTAATTATATTATCTATGAAGACATGATAATtatgtttatcgctattttgtgcatttttcctttgatctttttttgtgataattttttcatatcatgcttctagCTTGAAATggaaaattattgttaaaaactAAGCAGGCACGTAGCATTGCTAAGAAAATTGActtgaaattgacaacattgtcataggtaaaatagagataaacagaTTATTATTGGTAATCTCAAATTCATTACCTGTCTTGCTTTCGCCGTCCCAGCTCAagcaagaaaatcaatctcgttgagatgatcaatgataatctataaatcTTGATGATgctttatacttttatattgtACACTATCTTCATGTTAGTGGTTATATTTGAACtgtatttttacatatacacaAGTACTATATTAAGTGCAACTACGAACTGTATAGAAATGATCTGTAAATAACATGGTCTCCTtataaatcatttgtaaatgttaatacaatatttaatttctttaacaTGCCAATATCATGATTAGTACATCACCTGTAATCTCCTGAAGAAGTCTTTTTAAAGGCACCTGGAGCCCCTGGATTGTTCTCATTCACTGTCGTTATCTCAAATCCTACACTGTATTGTCTGGAAAagtcaaaaatcaaaataagtagGTCTTATACATCAATGAGCATGAAGATTATACCAATTTCATTTATGAATAAATTGAGTGAAACAACACTTCTGTTGGTACAAGACGGTCAAGTAATCAAGAATAGTCTATTACCTACTTGAATAGAAAATAGGAAAATAACCaaatcaataaatgaaaaacttttaGTTCACATACCCCTGGACCCACAAaccatataaatagaaatagcTTTTACTGTTCTGATGGCAAAATTTTACCccatttaattttagtttgaccttgaccttagaTAAAGTGACTTCAAAATCTATAGGAATCTTCACCTTataatatgtaaacaaacatttatccaaGTAAATGTTATTATATGTAAATCAACTAGAtttcattgagatgggagccatctctttgggccccgctgtcaataatgtggggtaaataagttgtatggataatctgatatgaagcattatttggaagttattacatagtctcacatgtgattttaatctaagattttaagtaaaaactgataaatattctcaaaattactttcatagtataatagtgatatgactgcatgatgtgaactcattgttgactactctaaggtgacttctggatatatggattgatgtttgaacaatgtttaaagatgctgcccaattgatatttgtcacatatttttagaattatgccttcaatatattatgacccaccaagtataaagtatgaaatattaacggttctcgagaggtaaagcggacacaatttgttaagaacaacgaacggatggacagaccaacggactgacctttgacctaggatgcatacattatgacacatttaatatatatgttaagttgaaaatgtttgtcaggtataaagtatgaaataataacagctgtcctctcaaaatatagtgtggatcaaatttgttagcgatggacagaccaacagacagacagacctttgacctaggaagtggtacatacatcatgacacaccctctggtgttggttaaaatggatgtcaagtattatatttgaaatcataatggttctcaagatatagagcggacacaatcttcacaacagaacacagggttgtcaactgaaaccaaagtttttttgacgttgacctttgacctaggaagttgtacatacatcatgacacgccctctggtggtggttaaaatggatgacaagtataaactttgaaatcataacggttatctagatatggagcggacacgatcttcaccacaggacacggggttgtcaaccaTGAACAATTAgggcaaaaatggacacaacattcatgCTTGATACAGGTCAGAATTTGGATAGTAATTTAATATTTGACACAAaacaggtttctgacacagaataactgtagtcaaagaacttagAATTGGTTATATGATTTGAAGTTATACTcaattttttgcttttgtgcgattcactatgctgttgaactTACTTAGGTCCAAGCAGTTCTATCAGTACAAAATTATCTGTTCCATTCCCCTCCACCCGTAGTTGATATATTGGATTTTTACTATGACTTTCCCTGTAATTTCCACACCCACCAGCAGATGGTCCACTCCAATTTCCACTGACCTGTAAAATTGTTATCCAAAGAATGAATATTTTAGTTGACTagtctttaattgttttattttatttctgtcagttgtatttattttaattattgttttcaatgtaCTAATATTACAAGTTTTTCTCTTCAATCTagatttcattttaatacatgtCAATGTAAAATGTGTGTTGAAGTGAGCAATAAATGGTaatgttttgtcttttgattacATATATATCCTGGCTTGTTCATGTGAAATTTTCAGGGGGAGATAATTTTGCCAAAAACATTTCCAATTCAGGGGTAGTTAATTAGGCCAAATAAGTTTTCcaataaaggggagataattttgccAAACGTGTTCAATTCAGGGGGAGATAATCAAACTTGACATTACTGcaaatcattttaattaaatatgaaaGAGCCAAATTCCTTTGCCTGACAAAATATGTGATTGAACTAAACTTTCTCTCCCTTCCCAAAAAAGTTTTCAGTTTTTATATACTTAAAGTTTGGTTCAATTGCCAAATAAGGCTTATATATTgtagggaaaaaaataaaaaatgaagcaAAGTGACCTTTATTTTTCgaatgaatattttttcatcttcttttttttccatCAGAAATTGAAGTAAAATCCATTGTTTGTATACAACTTCAAGGGTCTTGTTTATGTAGTTCAAGTTAATAAATTCTCAAGTGAGAGTTATTGATCAATATATTTACCCTTTTTTCATACTCCTTTCTATATGGATCTGTAATTCTGCTAAGCGTAAACTCACATGAGGAGTAAACCCTGAGTGTATAACTGATTGTGTTATTTTTCTCATATTGTGACACCACTAGTGAGTATTTTGAGATTCCTTTAGGTTCTACCATTTTACACAAGTAATGGGGACTGTTGATACGTACTCCATCTTTGTAAGGTGCTGGGCTATCtgtaaaaaatttgtaagggttccgcggaacccagtgtctcgcctacttttgctgtaaatcacaggctcaacaaaaattaggaaaaaaatcaataaaaatattcctcttgatactatcttttgattgtaagaagcttctgtccaagtttggtaaaaatctaggttagttaatgaatctaataaatgttttgaaaactttaactgcagactgtatgaagtattaactggaagaaaatctaagtccatttaaaagtaaataaagaaaaaatggatttttttttttacaaaatttacttctggatgctatcttatgatcataaacaagcttctgtccaagttttgtacaaaccaaggatagtttaagaaagttattaaaattctaaaaactttaaccacagagtgaatgcaatgtttccccgcagaaaaaactaagtccatttataagtaaaatacggaaaaaatggaattttatttttacaaaatttactttggatactatcttatgatcataaacaagcttctgtccaagtttggtacaaaccaaggatagtttaagaaagttataaaaattctaaaaactttaaccacagagtgaatgaaatgtttccccgcagaaaaaactaagtccatttataagtaaaatacggaaaaaatggaattttatttttacaaaatttacttctggatactatcttatgatcataaacaagcttctgtccaagtttggtagaaatccagtatagtttaggaaagttattaaaatttcaaaaactttaaccacagagtgaatatttgtggacgccgccgccgacgacaccgacgacgacggaaagtaggatcgcttagtctcgcttagtctcgctttttcgactaaagtcgaaggctcgacaaaaacataTGTGAAGAATTGGTTTGAAAGAGAcactattttaattaaaatggaTGGCTTAACAATTTATATAggcataaataaaaaaaaaaatcaaatgacacaAACAGAGGAAGaagcaaattaaataaaaactcatTAACTGTGGTAGAATAACTATACTTGGACAATGACTTTCTTGTTCTATGGGGTAATGTGTTTGTATGTTAAAGTTTTCTAATCTTTAAGTATGAAAGTAACAGTGTCATTGTGAATGATTTTAATAATCATGTCTGTATGTCtttaataattgatttgatgttatttgtatactatattgtggtaaatatttcatgcattatcAGATGTAGTGCAAGATTGGTTAATAGCTCATTTATTTTCTGGttgattgtatttttaaagatttaataatatatacataaatatatattcaggACAATTGTGATAACTTCATGTTTAATGTGGAACATACATGGATAGTATACTTTCTGTccattatttttgtatactaGCAGTGTAATAAATTCTCTATTATCAGCAAAGTCATCCTGAAAATAGAACAAACGTCAATACTTTATAACAACTCATTTCGGCACCTTAGAAATAAATGCAAATATTGATCATTGAGAATTTATCAAATTGGATCTTCCACAACTCAAATacattaagaaaattaaaaaaagaaaagctaCTACATTGTCTAGAGAGGGCCTAACacgaaataaatcaaaaatatgcAAGTTGACTGTATGTATTTGTAAATCAACTGCAtcaattttctttattatgtCTTTGAATCTTAATTCATTACAATCTAATCATCCTTCAGGTGTACCCTCTCTTTAGTAATTCACCTTTtacagtagaaaaatcaataaaaaaaatcaaataaaaaaatctggaaaattttccaaaattttcaTTGTACTTATGAACTCAAAATTGTGTTTTCAGGAGACTTcgatgtaaaatatatattgatcagTCCAGTAAAGTATAGGAAGGAACccaataccaatttcatttttaataatttttttatataaaaaaacgttacATGATGGTTTGGTTTCTTTGTTCACATTGAATATGACATCATAACGGAAATAAGGTaacaactaaaatccctaacaacagaaccaaaatcagAAATGTCACGATATTTCCGCatctttttttaacagattttgaagtttaaaaatgtttgaattaaaaaaaatcaaacagacttCCTGCCCTttcacaggtaatgcctgcctcatattatacTGATGTAGCTCCATAGACTGAATACAATAAGATCTCATTTAAAagtctttttagctcacctggcccgaagggccaagtgagcttttctcatcactttgcgtccggcgtctgtcgtcgtccgtcgtcgtcgtcgtccgtcgtcgtcgtcgtccgtcgtcgtcctgcgttaacttttacaaaaatcttctcctctgaaactaccaggccaaattaaaccaaacttggccacaatcatcattggggtatctagtttaaaaattgtgtccggtgacccggtcaaccaaccaagatggccgccatggctaaaaatagaacataggggtaaaatgcagtttttggcttataactcaaaaaccaaagcatttagagcaattctgacatggggtaaaattgtttatcaggtcaagatctatctgccctgaaaatttcagatgaatcgaacaacctgttgttgggttgctacccctaaattggtaattttaaggaaattttgctgtttttggttattatcttgaaaaatattatagatagagataaactgtaaacagcaataatgttcagcaaaataagatttacaaataagtcaacattaccgaaatggtcaaatgacccctttaggagttattgccctttatagtcaatttttaaccattttttgtaaatcttaattatcttttacaaaaatcttctcctctgaaactactgcgccatattaaaccaaacttggccacaatcatcattggggtatctagttaaaaaattgtgtccggtgacccgttcaacctaccaagatggccgccatggctaaaaatagaacataggggtaaaatgcattttttggcttataactcaaaaaccaaagcatttagagcaattctgacaggggtaaaattgtttatcaggtcaagatctatctgccctgaaaatttcagatgaatcgaacaacctgttgttgggttgctacccctaaattggtaattttaagggaattttgctgtttttggttattatcttgaaaaatattatagatagagataaactgtaaacagcaataatgttcagcaaaataagatttacaaataagtcaacattaccgaaatggtcaaatgacccctttaggagttattgccttttatagtcaatttttaaccatttttcgtaaatcttagttatcttttacaaaaatcttctcctctgaaactactgcgccatattaaaccaaacttggccacaatcatcattggggtatctagtttaaaaattgtgtctgttgacctggtcaacctaccaagatggctgccatggctaaaaatagaacatgggataaaatgcagtttttggcttataactcaaaaacaaaagcattaagagGAAAACTGGCattggttaaattgtttatcaggtcaagatctatctgccctgaaaatttcagacgaatcgatagtcaatttttaacaattttcataaaatttgtaaatttttactaacacttttaactgaaactactgggccaatcattatagatggggatatatgtacgcagcaagaatgttcagtaaagttaaatctacaaacatatcaccatcaccaaaacacaattttgtcacgaatccatctgtgtcctttgttgaatattcacatatacaaatgtaccaaggtgagcgacacaggctctttagagcctctagtttatcaTTGTTAAGGCAAATTGTATATACACATTGAGatctataattttattaattccaATTTGTTAAATGAATTATATGGTATGAACAATTAATAATAGTTTTACCATAATTGTGTGTTGGCTTGTCAACAAATATCATGCATCCTTATTacaattgttttcaatgtttaacaagtgaaactgcaagctactgctcactgatgatacccccgccgcaagtggataatattaatagtgtaaaaacttgcaagtgttcggtaaacaggaagttgttgagtgatgaatctgaaaacgcatcaaacggtatagctgactaatataaatcctgaaaccaaatttcagaaatccttgtattgtagtccctgagaaaaatgtgatggaaattttcaacttggctatcatgtgtaaaatcatacaagtgttaggtaaacaggaagttgtcaagtgatcaatctgaaaacgcatcacacggtatagctgacttagataaacactgaaactaaatttcagaaatccttgtattgtagttcctgagaaaaatgcgatgaaaaatattcatgggacggacggattGACTGAATGACTGATGGAAgaacagacagaggtaaaacagtataacccccccccccttttttaaagcagggATATAAATAGACACATTATTGCTTATGTCAGTAAATATTTGGTCATCTTTGACAGACAATGACTAAgtattataaaacataatatcaaagtgttatattgaaattgcaaaataaatataattcacAAGAAATGTCAGAAAAATGGAAACACTATTGAAAATATCTATGAAAGAAATGAAAAGCTCTGACAGTATGTCTCCCATGAGATCATTTCAACCAATAATCTTTGTACAaatgaattgttaattttcttacAATGTTTTGTATGTATACACATAAGTAAAACCGACTGATTCCCAGATTCTAACATGCGCTGTAAATTTGAATGGTTAGGTTAATAAAAATACTGGTACTTAAGGGGGGATTACCTTATCTGTGATATGTCTTGTCAGCAGTATCCAAACAGCAGAAGCCTGCGGTGCCCTGAGTTCTAATCTGTATTGTGGATTGTCACTTATATTATAAGCATCTCTTTTTGGTCCATCTTTGGCAGGCCATACACTGAAAGGTAAACATCAATTATATACAGGATAAAGTTCAGACACAAAATCAAACAAGTGAACTCATTACATTTTAACTAATCAACATTGCCTgttataaaaagtttataacaattttctataaaataaaaatatgtggtatATTCCTTACctcaatttaaagaaaaaatgctCTAATAACGATATACATGAAAATTCTGTTTAAATATAAGCAGTGTTCTCCCCAAGGTCGGTATAGCGTTTTTGTTATTCAGGGCTTTCAAACTTAAATGCTGTACTGTTAGACTGTTACTGTTAGTGCTATCCAAGAAATTACCACGCTGATAAGTGTATGCCTTCTTTAACCAAAATAAAAGAACTGAATGTAAAACTTACaggattatttttaaatgaataagcGAAACAAAGAAACTTTATATAACATAATACCTGTGTATACCATGAGTGTATTTAAACAGTTCTGGATTCcagtttatataaataacatcataaaatttacataatgAGTCATAATCAATCCAGAAAACACctgtaaataaaacaagaatgctTGCTTATAATACATGAAAATACTTTTTGAGAGCAAAAGTTGTGACAGCTAGTGGTGAATCcaaaacaaaattgcaatttattagttttaaggggcataactctgGAAAAGTAAGCAACTCACTTCCAAATTAAGAACTCAGTCCGAGAGATTTGGTTCTTAGCATTGGGGATGAGTGTCATAAAATTTGAATGAGGAAAAGTTAAGTTAAATTGCAGAAACTAAAAGAAATatgttatttcttatttataaagaGGCATAACTCTTGAAACATATTGCCTGTCTcagatttaatatttaaaataatatttaaaagatcTAACATTAGACAGTCTGCACATGATATTGGAATACtggcattttaattttaatactaGAATAAGGCCGCCAACACATTTCCATTCCTACAGTTGATGATACCACTAAGTTCCAGCCATTTATTTTAGTGTTTAACTAATATTTTACCATTGTCAAATTGTTGAGCACTTTTAGGATCATAATTTAAAGCTTTCTGCATTTCTGGTGTCCAATTTGGTGCATCATTCTCACTGAAATTCCCTTTCCATCTTAAATGATTCCAGGgatttttcaacataaataacttttttccctgaaaaaatcacataaataaaatgtatattttaccaCAAAAAAATTACCgcaaaatatatacataccATAGTTACATAATCAATGTATAaagtttcaaatacaaaaagtacaatctttttttaaaatcataaaatgaaaATCTGGGACAATATTTGTCTATCCTTGTTATAAACATCATTTAAATGTGTAGAACAATAAATTCAATCACATGGATGTTAAGATCTGTTTTAATCCTTTGAATTCAGCTACATCTACATGACtctcaatagaccactttcgagttcatccgtcaccggcaaaaactcgtcaattatacacgcctttatgacgtcatttaccagatagaggggctcgcctgtatccctgcactatttacgttcatcaagcgtcttagtgatcgtctttgtgcaggataaactagaaataatggttgctctgtaggtacttactgacatttccctaatgacagcagtgttgattgtcaattttcagaattcaatttgccgaataattcgtacaatatagaattatagttttccaaccactcgctcaacattggaaggaagtgacgacgctcctaaatgcacaaatgacgatgataaaggcgcgtataattgacgagttttttccagTGACGGATGAACTCAAAAGTGGTCTATTAACTTGCaataaatggagaatgtgtcccAATAGATACAGCTGATGCATACAACATTATGAAGGGAAATAACGATAAAAGTGACGCTACTGAAgtttgtacttgatctgagcTTTGTGGTAATAATTATTTTGCATAAATTTGATAATGTATGGTTGGGGGACATACAATGAAAATCTGGGACAATATTTGTCTATCCTTGTTATAAACATCATTTAAATGTGTAGAACAATAAATTCAATCACATGGATGTTAAGATCTGTTTTAATCCTTTGAATACAGCTACATCTACATGACTCTCAATTAACTTGCaataaatggagaatgtgtcccAATAGATACAGCTGATGCATACAACATTATGAAGGGAAATAACGATAAAAGTGACGCTACTGAAgtttgtacttgatctgagcTTTGTGGTAATAATTATTTTGCATAAATTTGATAATGTATGGTTGGGGGacaacttaagttagagaacagaaacttaaaattttgcatttttttccatttataaaggggaataactcgAAAGGGTTAAAGTGATGCCACCAAAATTCGaatttgatctgtgttttgtggtaataagcattacgtataagtttcataacatttggttgaggccaACTCAAGTTAGagaatgaaattttttttgggACATACCGATGTCTGTACAGACAGACAAGAgcaaaacttaatgccccctccacTACAACAGGGCCAAAAATCTGTTTTATGATATTACTTAATgttagaaattttcatattttactcttttttttcctttacatGCATAATAATGGCAGTATTTACTCTTACCTTAACCTCTCTGATATCTAACATTGCATATGCATGGGTAGGAACAAGTCCTGCTCTGTCAGCCTCAGATTCAGGTATCTCTCCTGTTGCTATAGTAATAAGGCAATGACCCTGGTGAAACCGTTCATGGATTCGATTAAATTCTTTGTCTCTATTGAATTCATCTGAATTGTTCCTTATAGCTACTCGCTCTGGTATCCAACCAGTTAATGCATTCAGATctatattctaaaaaaaataatttcattgtaaagagtttttaaaattcaattatcaAAGCATAAAAATTCCCTTGTACATGTTGTTTGCAGGGTTGGTTGTCTGCAATCATGTTTTACCCTGTTACTATCTGCATTAGTCTGTTTCATGTCAGGAGCCTgtcattcagtggttgtcgtttgtagctgtatatcatatttctttttgtttattgttttataaaaaagaagatgtggtatgattgccaatgagacaactatccacaaaagaccaaaatgacacaaacattaacaactatactgccttcaacaatgagcaaagcccatatcgcatagtcagctataaaaggccccgataagacaatgtaaaacaattcaaacaagaaaactaacggccttatttatataaaaaaattaacgaaaaacaaatatgcaacacataaacaaacaacaaccactgaattacaggctcctgacttgggacaggcacatacataaataatgtggagggttaaacatgttagcgggatctcaACCATCCCCCTAACccgggacagtggtataacagtacaacataagaacaaactataaaaatcagttgaaaaatgtgaaatgtataatgttttgtacattaatcaTTAGTTTTCTTCCTTGAACTGTTTTGCATTTATCAAGTACAATCTCTTAAAGCTTACTATGTAGTATggtttttgttcattgttgaaggacataCCTTTAGTCGctaactttttacaaaatttggtcTTAGTAGAAAGATGTCCCATTACAAcattgtcttaatttttttttatttcaatttttacatgATGTTACAATAGTAAGATGCCATTAGTACATGACTGGACTATATCTGTCACACACAATGTAATGATACTCTTTATGTACTGAAAAATGGCTCCTAACCATAAAACTTAAGTGTTTAAGGAATGAATTTCTCTTTGATGAACCTGTCACATTAACATACTTACTGA
Proteins encoded:
- the LOC134706533 gene encoding calpain-7-like, which translates into the protein MDPSCDDYAPDPTALENDGKAFAVQAVNNDTNENYGMAIFYYNEAAQALLSAALAGSHVPNIVERANDYILRAEQLKSAAAQVKQNQQQPKSEEKLNLERATFLLNQAFDEDESENLKDAVELYSEAVELFLKIRSNTSDKSLQAKVEKMAKSALDRAEVVKQAITKKGNVGKLPEKKVAPLGHGAFLDEGETTAHNQRTNAPNKTARTGLITLGPSDYSKEEIAVLRKTSFINGREYVPFMSVDMKEKFAFPVPYSDKCGKLALSPKQRERFAGWKRPEEFCDNPQLIYAISCFSIKQTIVSDCSFVASLAISAQYERRFKKKLITRIIYPQNRNGDPVFNPCGKYMIKLHLNGVYRKVVVDDFLPMGKDRELLCSFSNNKNELWVSLLEKAYMKVMGGYDFPGSNSNIDLNALTGWIPERVAIRNNSDEFNRDKEFNRIHERFHQGHCLITIATGEIPESEADRAGLVPTHAYAMLDIREVKGKKLFMLKNPWNHLRWKGNFSENDAPNWTPEMQKALNYDPKSAQQFDNGVFWIDYDSLCKFYDVIYINWNPELFKYTHGIHSVWPAKDGPKRDAYNISDNPQYRLELRAPQASAVWILLTRHITDKDDFADNREFITLLVYKNNGQKVYYPYSPAPYKDGVRINSPHYLCKMVEPKGISKYSLVVSQYEKNNTISYTLRVYSSCEFTLSRITDPYRKEYEKRVSGNWSGPSAGGCGNYRESHSKNPIYQLRVEGNGTDNFVLIELLGPKQYSVGFEITTVNENNPGAPGAFKKTSSGDYRNGYCVLELSRISGGLYNIMPSTFLPGQEGPFFLDVSSNCPISLSHLQ